One genomic region from Nostoc sphaeroides encodes:
- a CDS encoding beta/gamma crystallin-related protein — translation MLNTQEYFKQLDATLTVMELDDEVAATCSGGAPKFYTTGSNPDVFLYDEKNFGLKGGKLGINAELYGGDSNLDNALVGSGWNNRTSSIIVVRGTWKIYQDSGYKGKSKTLKPGRYANAKAFGLADNSLTGIIRVG, via the coding sequence ATGTTAAACACCCAAGAATACTTCAAACAACTTGATGCAACTCTTACCGTCATGGAACTTGATGATGAGGTTGCTGCTACCTGTAGTGGTGGAGCTCCTAAATTTTATACCACTGGGAGTAACCCAGATGTGTTTTTATATGACGAGAAAAATTTTGGATTAAAAGGAGGAAAATTGGGAATCAATGCAGAACTGTATGGTGGTGATTCTAACCTCGACAACGCCCTCGTTGGTAGCGGTTGGAATAACAGGACTTCGTCCATTATAGTAGTAAGAGGAACATGGAAGATATACCAAGACAGTGGGTATAAGGGTAAGTCCAAGACGCTGAAGCCAGGAAGGTATGCTAATGCCAAAGCATTTGGTCTTGCAGACAACTCATTGACTGGGATTATACGGGTAGGTTAG